Sequence from the Candidatus Cloacimonas sp. genome:
ATCGGGACACATTATCCTGATAATGATTTGGCTTACAAGGACATAAACTCCCGCATATTACTGAGGAAGACCTATAAAATCATTACCGAAAAGGGCTGGCAATTAAACAACCTGGATACGGTTATATGCTGTCAAAATCCCAAATTACAACCTTTTATATCCCCAATGCGCCAAAATATCGCTGCGGATTTGGAATGCGAATTACAGCAAATATCCGTGAAAGCTACTACTGAAGAAGGACTTGGCATCAGTGGCAAGGGCGAGGGAATTAGCGCTTTTTGCCAATTAATGTTAGTAAGGTCTTCATTATGAAAGCATTAGGAATTATTGGCTATCATCAAACTGGTAAAACAACTGTTGCTACAAACTTAATCGCAGAATTGACAAAAGATGGATATAATGTATGCTCTATCAAGGATATCCATAGTGAAAAATATCATTGTGACACCATCGGCAAAAATACTAATTTACATACTCAGGCAGGAAGTAAAGCTGTATTTGCCAAGGGATTATATGATAGTGCCCTATTATTTCCGGAATCGTTAGATTTGAAAGAAATGGTTTCTTTCCTGAAAGCCGATTATCTTATTATTGAAGGTCTGAAAGATGCACCTGTTCCCAAAATCGTTTGTGCGGAAAATATTGAGCAGTTAAATGAACTGGGGGATGACACTTGTATTTGCATTTCGGGCAAGATAGCGTGTGAAATAAATAGCTATAAAGGTATTCCGTGCTTATGTTTGCCTCAAGATTTGGCCAAAATGACAGCTCTGGTTAAGGAAAAATGCTTTGCCATTCTGCCTTTGTCTGATCCTCAATGTTGTTCATCCTGTGGAAAGGACTGTTACACAATGGCAGGAGATATTGTTCAGGGCAGGGCAAAAAGAAGCAATTGCGTTTTGGATAATGATACGGGACTTAAACTTTGGGTGGCAGATCAGGAAGTAATCATTGTTCCTTTTGTGCAGAAATTGTTGCAGGATATAGTGATATCCTTTGTAAACAATCTGAAAGACATTGATCCTGAAGGCAATATCAAATTGGAGATAAAGCGTTGATTTCCAGGGAAGAATATTTTTCCAAGCGTGATCCCTCTGCTTTTCCCATCTGGCAAAAAGCCACAATTGGCATTGCCGGAGCGGGAGGATTAGGTTCCAATATTGCCATCTCTTTGGCAAGAGCGGGAATTGGGACTCTAATTCTTGCCGATTATGACATTGTTACGGCGGAAAACCTTAACCGCCAGCAATATACATTGGCGCAAATTGGAAAACGAAAAGTGGATGCCATAGCGGAAAATATTCGTACCTTTAATCCTTTCATTGAATTTGTTTTGCACCCAGTTAAAGTTACGCCTGCCAACTTTTGTGATATTTTTGAGGGTGCAGACCTGCTTTTGGAAGCATTGGATGAAGCAGAACAAAAAGAAATGCTAATTTCCTGCTGGGCAAAAAATTATCCTGATAGGCATATTATAATTGCTTCCGGAATTGCCGGTTACGGTAAAAATGAAACTATTCATACCGAACATTATGGCTTTTTACATATTGTCGGCGATTTAACCAGTGAATTACAAGCAGGAATTTGTCCGATTGCCACTCGTGTTGCCGTCGTTGCTAACCTGCAGGCAAATTTGGCTTTAGAACTTTTAGCCCCGCAGAAAGGAATATAGATTATGGCAGATAAGCAGGTTTTCAAAGTTAATGGCAATCAATTACCTTGGCAAGAAGGTTTAGTTGTTTCCGATGCCCTAAAATTAATGAATTACACTTTTAAGATGTTGGTCGTTAAAATGAACGGCGAACTTATCAAAAGAGAAAACTGGCAAACCACCTCCATTCCTGAAAATGCAGACCTGAAAGTAATTCACCTCATCAGCGGTGGATAAATATAAATTTCGTTCCAGCCCTACTTTCGTTACCTACCCTTTTTTCCCTCAGGACTACGAAATTTATCCGTCTATTCCTAATTTGCACCTGCAAGCTCATCTAATAACACAGTAACACTTCCGTAACGATGCTCTAACGGGACTACGGCAGTGTTACGGAATTGTGAGAGAGTTGTAACGCAATCCTCCTTGTAATAAGTGATTGGGAGTGAAACATTGCTTTTAGTATAATGTGCTCTTATTGCTCAGGGAAGGCACGGACACAGATAAAAGTTATCTTGTTCTGCATAAGTATGTTATAGCTACAAGAATACGGATTCTGATAAAAAAGTTAAGCTACTTTAAGCCAATAATTTTATGCAGTTGCAAAGTTAGTTTTGCCTTTACACCGTCTTGTAGCATCCATTTAGCAAGTTCTTTGGCATCTAAAAGCTCCGTAACGGGGGAAAAATGAATAATGTTAACTGGGGGTTTGTTTTGCTCCAAAAAGGAAAGAGCAAACTGATAATCCTGCCTATCTGTAAGCACAAATTTCAATTCATCATTTTCCTTCAGATAAGCCAAATTTTCCGCTAAAAAGCTATTTCCCGTTCCGCTGCCCGGTGTTTTAACATCCACAATTTTTAACACAAAATGGGGAACTTTCGCTAAAGTGAGTGATCCATTAGTTTCCAGTAAAATATCGTATTTGGCTTGCTGCAATGCTTCAAACAAAGCATCGATGTCTTCTTGAAAAAGTGGTTCTCCACCTGTGATTTCTATGAGAGAACAAGGAAAATCTTTTATTTCATCCAAAATGGAACTGATCGCCATTGATTTTCCTTTGCCGAAAGCATATTGAGTATCACAATAAGAACAATGTAAATTACATTCCGACAAACGAATAAAAATACAGGGATAACCACTGAAAGTTGATTCTCCCTGTAAAGAATAGAAAATTTCCGTTACATTCAAATGTTTTTCCATTTTTCTTCTTGATGCCTCCTAATATCAATATCTAAAATGGCAAATAGGGAAAGTCCTTATGATATCCTAAAACCTCATCAATCTGATCATTTAGGTCCATTGGGTCGCCGATCACAAATTTTTCCTTGTTACCAGTGCGGAAAGTGCTGTATTTATCATCATCCAAATTAAGCATTTCCAGCCATTCACTGTCCCCAAAGCGTGGAATTCCATCCACAAGTAAAAGATGTATAGTTGCCGCTTCCAAAGTATAAAGATTTTCAAAGGGATCGCGTTCTACTTTGTCAGTTAACAATAAATTACGGCATCCATCCGGATTCAAACAAGCAAAATCCTTGGGCAAAAAAAGTGCTCTTGCCGCATTTTCCGTTGACATTCGATAAATATCTTGAGCAGTTACAAAAGGAAAATGTTCCCGAATCGTTAAAAATTCCGCTATCAGATTTATGCTTCCGGACATTGTGGAATCAGTTCCAATACATACATTTGCTTTATTGGCGAGCGCGGATTTGATATTTAAGGTCTCTCCAATTAAATATAAATTGGAGGAAGGACACCAACAAATCGAAGCATCCGCTTGGGCAATTTCACTTATTTCTGTTTCAGTTAAGGCAATGCCATGGATAATTAAAGTATTATTTTGCAATAATCCGAGTTTTTTTAATTGCGCAAATTCGGCTTTGGTAATATCGTCTTTTCCTTCTCCCAAGTGAATCAGGAAAGGAATTTTGCCCTGAGTGAGCTGCATTTCCTTTTGGGGATCTTCACCTCCCCACCAATTACCAAGGGTAAGAGAATGACATTGGCGGAAATTTTGGGGCACAATAATCGGCATCGCTTTATAAAAAGTATCCTTCTGATTGGGAGAATGATCTTGAACTACGCTGCAACCGCTAAATAAACTTTTGTAAGCTCCCAAAAGAGCTAAAATTAGCGCATCGGGATCTTCCAAATTAAAGCTTCCATCGTTATTCCAAAATAAATCCCTTTCCCGAAAAGCAAAGGAATCTTTCATATCCTCTACCCAAATATGAGAATTGGGATAGGGGCGATGATCTCCTGCTCTGGGAACCCAATTTCCAATCAAATGGTCATGGGAATTGATAAGTGGAAGATAAGCAATCGCATCGGGAAAATCCTTGTTTATTTCCAGATCAGCAAAAGAAGCTCCCTCAAGATGTATGGTAATTCCATTTTCCACTCGATCAGGATTTATAACGCTGATCGCAGGTCTGATAGTCATACTCGTAATTCTTTTATCCTTTTAGTTAGTTTGGGTACAATTTCAAACAGATCACCTACTATGCCTAAATCCGCTACTTTGAAAATTGGTGCGTCAGGGTCTTTATTTATGGCAATAATATAATCCGCACTGGACATTCCGGCTAAATGTTGGATTGCCCCACTAATTCCAACTGCTATATAAATTAATGGTTTAACCGTCTTTCCCGTTTGCCCAACTTGATGGGAATAGGCAATCCATTCTGCATCTACAGCCGCTCTGGAAGCTCCCACGGCTCCTCCTAATGCATCTGCCAATTCTTCAATTAGAGCGAAATTTTTTGCCTCTTTCAAACCCCTGCCTCCGGAAACAATAATATTTGCTTCCGTGATATTGATCAGATTTGATTTCTCTTTTTCAAAACTAAGCCAGGATGTTCTTTCTTCCACTAAATCAAAATTTACCTGTTCTTGAATTACTATTCCATTGCGAGAATCGTCTCTGGATATGGGATTCATAACTTTATGACGCACAGTGGCCATTTGGGGACGATGATTTGCCGTTTTAATCGTCGCCATAATATTTCCACCAAAAGCAGGACGAGTTTGTAATAAATCACTCGTTTCCATATCTATGGAAAGACCTGTGCAATCGGCAGTTAAACCTGTATGTAAATTAATGGCTACGCGGGGTATAAAACTTCTGCCGGTAACAGTTGCCCCAGCCAATATAATCGAAGGTTTATACTTAAAGGCAAGCTCCGTTAACGCTTTGGCATAAAACTCATCCCGAAAATGCTTTAAAGTAGGATCATCTACTTCTATAACTTGATCGGCTCCGAAAGCTATCAAGTCCGAAGAAAGCGATTCAATTTGATGTCCCAAAACTACTGCCGAAAGCTCAGAACCAAGTTCATCAGCAAGTTCCCTTCCTTTGCCCAAAAGCTCAAAAACCACTGGGGCAATAATGCTATCGCGCTGTTCCGCAAAAACCCAAACGCCGTTGAATTCACTTTTATCAATTGCTTCGGTTTTTGCTTTTCGTAGTAATATTGCCTCAAAAGGACAAGCAGAAACACAAGCGCCGCATAAAACACATTTATCCGGGTCTATAATGGCAATCTGGTCTTCAATTTTTATCGCATCATACGCACATGCACTTAAACAGGAACCACAACCGACACATTTGTCTATTAACACTTCTATCATAAACATTCTCCTACTTTGCATTCATTTTTTCCTAATAATTTCTGTCAAGATTAAAGTGCGAAAGGAAGAAAGCGAAAAAAGAACCAATCAGATAAGGATGAGCTTAAAGCTAAAATCAGAAAATAAAAATACGATTTCTTCCTCTTATATTTTAATCAAATTCAATGCTCAGCTGATCCAAATAAGCATTGATTCGTTTGTTACATAATTTAATATAAGCGGGTTCTATTTCAAAACCAGTAAAATATCTTTTCGATTTTAAAGCAGAGATGGCAACTGTTCCACTACCCATAAAAGGATCAAGAACAATATCATCCTGAAAGGAATAAAGCTGAATTAAACGATGTGGTAATTCTTCCGGAAAAGGAGCAGGATGTCCTATTTTTTTGGCTGATTCAGCTTTCATAACCCAAACGGATTTAGTCCACTGGATAAAATCTTCTTTACTAATCGTGCTTTGTTTGTCTTTTTTTTGCCGGGAGTAATCACCCTTGGAAAAAATCAAAATATATTCATGAATATCTCGTAAAATTGGATTGGCAGCGCTCATCCAACTTCCCCATGCAGTTGATGGACTTGCACTTGCTGCTTTATTCCAAATTATTTCACCGCGCATATTGAAACCAATATTCAGCATAATTTGCGAAATATAATCGGAAAGAGGAATGTAGGGTTTTCTGCCAATATTGGCTACATTGATACAAGCCCGTCCTCCATTTACTAAAACTCTGTAGGTCTCCTTAAAGGCGTTTTCCAATAATTGCAGATATTGTTTTAAGGATAAATCCTGATCGTAATCCTTGCTAACATTATAGGGAGGTGAAGTGATCATTAAGTGAACAGAATTATCCGGAATTTCACTCATATTTTCTGCCGAACCAAGAATAACCTTGTTCAAGTACTCTTCCGGAAAAGGATTTTCCGTTTTGTCTATCTCTTCCTTGATTTGTAATTCCTCGTATAACTTGGAATTATAGAACTTGGAAGAATCGTGATTTATCCTTCCTTTGGTCCCAAATGAGCTGGTGGAGGTACTGGTTTTTACCATGTTTTACCTCTGAGAAGCTTAATAAACTTTTCGGCCTTTTCAGTATCAGTTTTTTCTTGGGAAGCGATACTTATATATTTACCAATCTGCGGTTTGCTTAACATCGTAGAGATATAATAATAATCATTATTTAACAATATCTCAAAATCTTTAGTAATTTCAGAGATATTTTTAAATGTTTTAAAACCCAGTTCTGGAGAAGATTGAATAAAATCGCTCTCAGAAGGGTTGGGATTTAAAGACCAAAAACCCTGTATTACGCCTGCTGTTTTAAGATAATCCACTTTTTTTAAATAAGTTGAAGTTATGGGGCTATTGCCAATTATAACAATGGGAATTTTGTTTGCACAATTACCAGATACTCTAATATTTATTGATTTTCCTATCGCTTTTAGCATAGAATCAGATCGTAACAAAGAAGGGTTACCTTTATGAGTTTTATAGTCGCCTAATAAGCTTAATCCTTTCATTTCGTTATACAGATAATTCCATATAATACTCATCTTAATTTCAAATATCAATTTTATATTTTCAGGATCTTGTTTTATATTCTCATTTGTGCAAAAAGCTAAGTCAGCAGGGGAATTTTGGGTTAATCCAATTTCTTCACAAACAACACTATTGATTGCATATAATCCCATCTTTTGTGCAACTGGAGAAAATAAGTCCCTACACCACTTTTCTGTAAATAAACCGATTAATGCATTACGGCTCTGCAAGGTCTGATTTTTGGAATCAAAACCTTTAGGAATATACGCATAAAAATCTCTGTCCAATTTGTAAAAGAGTTTCTCAGCTATAGTAATTTTAAGGTAGCTGGAAAAAAACATTTTTTCATCGTTTATTGACCAGAGTTCTCTGTTTTTATACATTTGATTGGCTCCCAATAAGTTAATCACTTTGTTCTTTTTAATTTTCTTGCTTTATCTGTCAAGTAAAGAAGTAAAATTGAAGTGATTCCTTATAATTGATGGTAGCGTTTACTTTTTTTAATGATTTCTTTGGTCTATTTGCCCTTTGTTTCATTTTCATCCTCCAAGAGAGTAGTTCCCAAATTAGGTAAGCCGCCTATCAATCCTTTTCTATAGATACTTTCTATGGAATGTTC
This genomic interval carries:
- the ispF gene encoding 2-C-methyl-D-erythritol 2,4-cyclodiphosphate synthase; the encoded protein is MYRCGFGYDVHRLIEGRDLILGGVKIPYSKGLLGHSDADVLIHCIIDALLGALALGDIGTHYPDNDLAYKDINSRILLRKTYKIITEKGWQLNNLDTVICCQNPKLQPFISPMRQNIAADLECELQQISVKATTEEGLGISGKGEGISAFCQLMLVRSSL
- a CDS encoding molybdopterin-guanine dinucleotide biosynthesis protein MobB; translation: MPINVSKVFIMKALGIIGYHQTGKTTVATNLIAELTKDGYNVCSIKDIHSEKYHCDTIGKNTNLHTQAGSKAVFAKGLYDSALLFPESLDLKEMVSFLKADYLIIEGLKDAPVPKIVCAENIEQLNELGDDTCICISGKIACEINSYKGIPCLCLPQDLAKMTALVKEKCFAILPLSDPQCCSSCGKDCYTMAGDIVQGRAKRSNCVLDNDTGLKLWVADQEVIIVPFVQKLLQDIVISFVNNLKDIDPEGNIKLEIKR
- the thiF gene encoding sulfur carrier protein ThiS adenylyltransferase ThiF — its product is MISREEYFSKRDPSAFPIWQKATIGIAGAGGLGSNIAISLARAGIGTLILADYDIVTAENLNRQQYTLAQIGKRKVDAIAENIRTFNPFIEFVLHPVKVTPANFCDIFEGADLLLEALDEAEQKEMLISCWAKNYPDRHIIIASGIAGYGKNETIHTEHYGFLHIVGDLTSELQAGICPIATRVAVVANLQANLALELLAPQKGI
- the thiS gene encoding sulfur carrier protein ThiS, whose translation is MADKQVFKVNGNQLPWQEGLVVSDALKLMNYTFKMLVVKMNGELIKRENWQTTSIPENADLKVIHLISGG
- a CDS encoding radical SAM protein, whose translation is MEKHLNVTEIFYSLQGESTFSGYPCIFIRLSECNLHCSYCDTQYAFGKGKSMAISSILDEIKDFPCSLIEITGGEPLFQEDIDALFEALQQAKYDILLETNGSLTLAKVPHFVLKIVDVKTPGSGTGNSFLAENLAYLKENDELKFVLTDRQDYQFALSFLEQNKPPVNIIHFSPVTELLDAKELAKWMLQDGVKAKLTLQLHKIIGLK
- a CDS encoding amidohydrolase family protein — encoded protein: MTIRPAISVINPDRVENGITIHLEGASFADLEINKDFPDAIAYLPLINSHDHLIGNWVPRAGDHRPYPNSHIWVEDMKDSFAFRERDLFWNNDGSFNLEDPDALILALLGAYKSLFSGCSVVQDHSPNQKDTFYKAMPIIVPQNFRQCHSLTLGNWWGGEDPQKEMQLTQGKIPFLIHLGEGKDDITKAEFAQLKKLGLLQNNTLIIHGIALTETEISEIAQADASICWCPSSNLYLIGETLNIKSALANKANVCIGTDSTMSGSINLIAEFLTIREHFPFVTAQDIYRMSTENAARALFLPKDFACLNPDGCRNLLLTDKVERDPFENLYTLEAATIHLLLVDGIPRFGDSEWLEMLNLDDDKYSTFRTGNKEKFVIGDPMDLNDQIDEVLGYHKDFPYLPF
- a CDS encoding electron transfer flavoprotein subunit alpha translates to MIEVLIDKCVGCGSCLSACAYDAIKIEDQIAIIDPDKCVLCGACVSACPFEAILLRKAKTEAIDKSEFNGVWVFAEQRDSIIAPVVFELLGKGRELADELGSELSAVVLGHQIESLSSDLIAFGADQVIEVDDPTLKHFRDEFYAKALTELAFKYKPSIILAGATVTGRSFIPRVAINLHTGLTADCTGLSIDMETSDLLQTRPAFGGNIMATIKTANHRPQMATVRHKVMNPISRDDSRNGIVIQEQVNFDLVEERTSWLSFEKEKSNLINITEANIIVSGGRGLKEAKNFALIEELADALGGAVGASRAAVDAEWIAYSHQVGQTGKTVKPLIYIAVGISGAIQHLAGMSSADYIIAINKDPDAPIFKVADLGIVGDLFEIVPKLTKRIKELRV
- a CDS encoding site-specific DNA-methyltransferase, with the protein product MVKTSTSTSSFGTKGRINHDSSKFYNSKLYEELQIKEEIDKTENPFPEEYLNKVILGSAENMSEIPDNSVHLMITSPPYNVSKDYDQDLSLKQYLQLLENAFKETYRVLVNGGRACINVANIGRKPYIPLSDYISQIMLNIGFNMRGEIIWNKAASASPSTAWGSWMSAANPILRDIHEYILIFSKGDYSRQKKDKQSTISKEDFIQWTKSVWVMKAESAKKIGHPAPFPEELPHRLIQLYSFQDDIVLDPFMGSGTVAISALKSKRYFTGFEIEPAYIKLCNKRINAYLDQLSIEFD